Proteins co-encoded in one Ziziphus jujuba cultivar Dongzao chromosome 9, ASM3175591v1 genomic window:
- the LOC107426663 gene encoding chloroplast envelope quinone oxidoreductase homolog yields MPIKPKSPSKLEKAMATKLMHAVQYDSYGGGPAGLKHAEVPIPAPKKGELLVKLEAVSINPYDWKIQNGVRPFYPHKFPHTPGTDVAGEVIEVGQGVNSFKAGDKIVTLHSHATGGGLAEFSVAKESMTVTRPPEVSAAEAAGLPVAGGTALQALIVAGVKLDGTGKQKNILIIAASGGVGHYAVQLARLGNAHVTATCGARNIEFVKSLGADEVLDYKTPDGEALRSPSGRKYDAVVNCATTLTIPWSTYKPNLSEKAKVIDLSPGGITFFTFALHKITFSKKQLMPMIASPKKEELEYLVKLVKDGKLKTVIDSNHPLSKAEDGWGKSIDGHATGKIIVES; encoded by the exons ATGCCAATCAAACCGAAATCTCCTTCTAAGTTGGAAAAAGCCATGGCAACAAAACTCATGCATGCGGTTCAGTATGACAGTTATGGTGGAGGGCCTGCAGGTTTAAag CATGCTGAAGTTCCAATCCCGGCTCCCAAAAAAGGTGAATTGTTGGTAAAATTGGAAGCAGTTAGTATAAatccatatgattggaaaatTCAGAACGGGGTGCGGCCTTTTTATCCTCACAAGTTCCCCCATACCCCTG GTACTGATGTAGCCGGTGAAGTCATCGAGGTTGGACAAGGAGTTAATAGTTTCAAAGCAGGTGACAAAATTGTAACACTACACAGCCATGCT aCTGGAGGTGGACTAGCTGAATTTTCTGTAGCTAAAGAGAGCATGACAGTCACTAGGCCACCAGAAGTTTCAGCAGCTGAAGCTGCAGGCTTACCAGTTGCCGGTGGCACTGCTCTCCAGGCCCTCATCGTCGCGGGAGTGAAGCTCGATGGAACAGGAAAGCAGAAAAATATTCTGATAATCGCAGCCTCAGGTGGTGTAGGACATTATGCAGTTCAACTAGCAAGGCTTGGAAATGCACATGTTACAGCTACTTGTGGAGCACGTAACATTGAATTTGTGAAGAGCTTAGGAGCTGATGAGGTTCTGGACTACAAGACCCCAGATGGTGAGGCCTTGAGGAGCCCATCTGGTAGGAAATATGATGCAGTGGTCAACTGTGCGACTACGTTGACCATTCCTTGGTCCACTTACAAGCCCAATCTGAGTGAGAAAGCGAAGGTTATCGATCTAAGCCCTGGAGGAattactttcttcacttttgctCTGCACAAAATTACTTTCTCCAAGAAACAGCTTATGCCAATGATAGCGAGTCCTAAGAAAGAGGAGCTGGAGTATCTTGttaagttggtgaaggatggaAAGCTCAAGACAGTGATTGATTCAAACCACCCTCTTAGCAAGGCTGAAGATGGTTGGGGTAAGAGTATCGATGGCCATGCCACTGGGAAAATCATTGTGGAGTCTTAA
- the LOC107426665 gene encoding chloroplast envelope quinone oxidoreductase homolog — protein sequence MLFYNEVNVRKQSSTLNILKRIPLLILSLSLSLSLSLSLSVGMAAMAERLMHAVQYESYGGGAAGLKHVEVPIPTPKKDEILLKLEAASLNSADWKIQKGYLRPLFPCKFPHIPVTDVAGEVLEVGQGIKNLKAGDKVVASISFPRAGGLAEFVVVSQSLTVIRPPEVSAAEAAGLPMAGLTALLALYQIPGVKLDGTGKQINILVTAASGGVGHYAVQLAKLGNAHVTATCGARNIELVKSLGADEVLDYKTPDGAALRSPSGRKYDAVVHCATGIPWSTFEPNLSEKGKVIDLTPGASAFLTFALKKLTFSKKQLVPLQESPKKEHLDYLVKLVKDGKLKTVIDSKHSLSNAEDAWAKGIDGHATGKIIVEP from the exons aTGTTATTTTATAATGAAGTCAATGTTAGAAAACAGAGTAGCACACTTAATATCCTCAAACGGATCCCACtcctcattctctctctctctctctctctctctctctctctctctctctctgtgggtATGGCAGCCATGGCAGAAAGGCTTATGCATGCGGTTCAATATGAAAGCTATGGTGGAGGCGCCGCTGGCTTAaag CATGTTGAAGTTCCAATCCCCACTCCAAAAAAAGACGAAATTTTGCTAAAATTGGAAGCAGCTAGTCTAAATTCAGCTGATTGGAAAATTCAGAAAGGATATCTGAGGCCTCTTTTTCCTTGCAAGTTCCCTCATATACCTG TTACTGATGTGGCTGGTGAAGTCCTTGAGGTTGGACAGggaatcaaaaatttaaaagcagGTGATAAAGTTGTAGCTTCTATCAGCTTTCCT CGTGCAGGTGGACTAGCTGAATTTGTCGTAGTTAGTCAGAGCTTGACAGTCATTAGGCCACCAGAAGTTTCAGCAGCTGAAGCTGCAGGCTTACCAATGGCTGGTCTCACTGCTCTCCTGGCCCTCTACCAAATCCCCGGGGTGAAGCTTGACGGAACAGGAAAGCAGATAAACATTCTGGTAACCGCAGCCTCAGGTGGTGTGGGACATTATGCAGTGCAACTAGCAAAGCTTGGAAATGCACACGTTACGGCCACTTGCGGAGCCCGTAATATTGAATTGGTGAAGAGCTTAGGCGCTGATGAGGTTCTTGACTACAAGACCCCAGATGGGGCAGCTCTGCGGAGTCCATCTGGTCGGAAATATGATGCAGTTGTTCACTGTGCAACGGGCATTCCTTGGTCGACTTTTGAGCCTAATCTAAGTGAGAAGGGGAAGGTTATTGATCTTACCCCTGGCGCAAGTGCTTTCTTGACCTTTGCTCTGAAGAAACTCACCTTCTCCAAGAAGCAGCTCGTGCCACTGCAAGAGAGTCCTAAGAAAGAACACCTGGATTATCTTGttaagttggtgaaggatggcAAGCTGAAGACGGTGATCGACTCAAAGCATTCTCTTAGCAACGCTGAAGATGCTTGGGCTAAGGGTATTGATGGCCATGCCACTGGGAAGATCATTGTGGAGCCTTAG
- the LOC107426666 gene encoding chloroplast envelope quinone oxidoreductase homolog: MAATAERLMHAVQYESYGGGAAGLKYVEVPIPTPKKDEILLKLEAASLNPADWKIQKGYLRPLFPCKFPHIPVTDVAGEVLEVGKGIKNLKAGDKVVAFLGFARPGGLAEFVVVSQSLTVNRPPEVSAAEAAGLPMAGLTALQALYQIPGVKLDGTGKQINILVTAASGGVGHYAVQLAKLGNAHVTATCGARNIELVKSLGADEVLDYKTPDGAALRSPSGRKYDAVVHCATGIPWSTFEPNLSEKGKVIDLTPGASAFLTFALKKLTFPKKQLVPLLVSAKKEHLDYLVKLVKDGKLKTVIDSKHSLSNAEDAWAKSIDGHATGKVIVEP; the protein is encoded by the exons ATGGCAGCCACGGCAGAAAGGCTTATGCATGCGGTTCAATATGAAAGCTATGGTGGAGGCGCTGCTGGCTTAaag TATGTTGAAGTTCCAATCCCCACTCCAAAAAAGGATGAAATTTTGCTAAAATTGGAAGCAGCTAGTCTAAATCCAGCTGATTGGAAAATTCAGAAAGGATATCTGAGGCCTCTTTTTCCTTGCAAGTTCCCTCATATACCTG TTACTGATGTAGCTGGTGAAGTCCTTGAGGTTGGAAAGggaatcaaaaatttaaaagcagGTGATAAAGTTGTAGCTTTTCTCGGCTTTGCT CGTCCAGGTGGACTAGCTGAATTTGTCGTAGTTAGTCAGAGCTTGACAGTCAATAGGCCACCAGAAGTTTCAGCAGCTGAAGCTGCAGGCTTACCAATGGCCGGTCTCACAGCTCTCCAGGCCCTCTACCAAATCCCCGGGGTGAAGCTTGACGGAACAGGAAAGCAGATAAACATTCTGGTAACCGCAGCCTcaggtggtgttggacattatgcaGTTCAACTAGCAAAGCTTGGAAATGCACACGTTACGGCCACTTGCGGAGCCCGTAACATTGAATTGGTGAAGAGCTTAGGCGCTGATGAGGTTCTTGACTACAAGACCCCAGATGGGGCAGCTCTGCGGAGTCCATCTGGTCGGAAATATGATGCAGTTGTTCACTGTGCAACGGGCATTCCTTGGTCGACTTTTGAGCCTAATCTTAGTGAGAAGGGAAAGGTTATTGATCTTACTCCTGGCGCAAGTGCTTTCTTGACCTTTGCTCTGAAGAAACTCACCTTCCCCAAGAAGCAGCTCGTGCCACTGCTAGTGAGTGCTAAGAAAGAACACCTGGATTATCTTGttaagttggtgaaggatggcAAGCTGAAGACGGTGATTGACTCAAAGCATTCTCTTAGCAACGCTGAAGATGCTTGGGCTAAGAGTATTGATGGCCATGCCACTGGGAAGGTCATTGTGGAGCCCTAG
- the LOC107426664 gene encoding chloroplast envelope quinone oxidoreductase homolog: MAATAARLMHAVQYEGYGGGAAGLKHVEVPIPTPKKDEILLKLEAASLNPVDWKIQKGMLRPLYPRKFPHIPVTDVAGEVLEVGQGVTNFKAGDKVVALLSHASGGGLAEFAVASESLTVIRPPEVSAPEGAGLPVAGLTAHQALTQVAEVKLDGTGKQTNILITAASGGVGQYAVQLAKLGNTHVTATCGARNIELVKSLGADEVLDYRTPDGAALRSPSGRKYDAVVHCVTGIPWSTFEPNLSEKGKVIDITPGPSALLTFALKKLTFSKKQLVPLLMSAKKGNLDYLVKLVKEGKLKTVIDSKHPLSKAEDAWAKSIDGHATGKVIVEP, encoded by the exons ATGGCAGCCACGGCAGCAAGGCTTATGCATGCTGTTCAGTATGAAGGTTATGGTGGAGGCGCTGCTGGTTTGAAG CATGTTGAAGTTCCAATCCCCACTCCGAAAAAGGATGAAATTTTGCTAAAATTGGAAGCTGCTAGTCTAAATCCAGTTGATTGGAAAATTCAGAAAGGGATGCTGCGGCCTCTTTATCCTCGCAAGTTCCCTCACATACCCG TTACTGATGTGGCTGGCGAAGTCCTTGAAGTTGGACAAGGTGTCACAAATTTCAAAGCAGGTGACAAAGTAGTAGCTCTTCTCAGCCATGCT AGTGGAGGTGGACTTGCTGAATTTGCTGTAGCTAGTGAGAGCTTGACTGTCATTAGGCCACCAGAAGTTTCAGCACCTGAAGGTGCAGGCTTACCTGTTGCCGGTCTCACGGCTCACCAGGCTCTTACCCAAGTAGCTGAGGTTAAGCTCGATGGAACTGGGAAGCAGACAAACATTTTGATTACTGCAGCCTCAGGTGGTGTGGGTCAGTATGCAGTTCAACTAGCAAAGCTTGGAAATACACATGTTACTGCCACTTGTGGAGCTCGCAACATTGAATTAGTGAAGAGTTTAGGCGCTGATGAGGTTCTTGACTACAGGACCCCTGATGGGGCAGCTCTGAGGAGTCCATCTGGTCGGAAATATGATGCAGTTGTTCACTGTGTAACGGGCATTCCTTGGTCGACTTTTGAGCCTAATCTAAGTGAGAAGGGGAAGGTTATTGATATTACTCCTGGCCCAAGTGCATTGTTGACCTTTGCTCTGAAGAAACTCACCTTCTCCAAGAAGCAGCTTGTGCCACTGCTAATGAGTGCTAAGAAAGGGAACCTGGATTATCTTGTTAAGTTAGTGAAGGAAGGAAAGCTGAAGACAGTGATTGATTCAAAGCATCCTCTTAGCAAGGCTGAAGATGCTTGGGCTAAGAGTATTGATGGCCATGCCACTGGGAAGGTCATTGTGGAGCCTTAG